Proteins encoded within one genomic window of Bacillus sp. SM2101:
- a CDS encoding MFS transporter has product MSALRKLIGDVDVNKDLLLLLIIGGLYALSIALSNTFVNVYLWKQSGQFKDLGIYNLSIVIMQPLTFIIAGRWAKKIDRVLVLRLGVTFLAIFFIAVLFFGDQASRYLIVLGGLLGIGYGFYWLAYNVLTFEITEPETRDFFNGFLGIVTSFGGMIGPIAAGFIISRMEKFTGYTVIFSISLALFIGAVIFSLFLQPRAAEGDFVLKRIIQERRHNKNWANITNAHFFQGVREGTFVFVVSVLVFITTNSELALGTFGLVNSAISFVAYYLATRLIKQKYRKKAILIGGLLLYMSIFLILFHVTYTKLIMYAIAIAIAYPMLLVPYISLTYDVIGKGWNAAQMRIEYIVVRELFLNGGRIVSILLFLIAVSFFDEQVSIPILLAIIGTGHAFIYLFIRNIEFVDEKNVESNKQADECTQQVGNREGGSSV; this is encoded by the coding sequence ATGTCGGCTTTACGCAAGTTAATTGGTGATGTGGATGTTAATAAGGATTTACTATTATTATTAATAATTGGAGGGCTGTATGCATTAAGTATTGCTTTATCAAATACATTCGTAAATGTGTATTTATGGAAGCAGTCAGGTCAATTTAAAGATTTAGGGATTTACAACTTATCAATTGTTATTATGCAACCATTAACATTTATAATAGCGGGAAGATGGGCAAAGAAGATCGATCGCGTTCTCGTGCTAAGGCTAGGTGTAACATTTCTTGCAATATTTTTTATAGCCGTTCTTTTTTTTGGTGATCAAGCGTCTCGGTATTTAATCGTTCTTGGGGGACTGCTTGGAATTGGTTACGGGTTTTATTGGTTGGCTTATAATGTTCTTACCTTCGAAATAACTGAACCAGAAACACGTGATTTCTTTAATGGCTTTTTAGGAATTGTTACTTCATTTGGAGGGATGATCGGTCCCATAGCTGCAGGTTTTATTATATCTAGGATGGAAAAATTCACAGGATACACTGTTATTTTTTCAATATCTCTTGCATTATTTATCGGAGCTGTAATATTTAGCTTGTTTTTACAACCAAGAGCAGCAGAAGGTGACTTTGTATTAAAGAGGATCATCCAAGAACGAAGGCATAACAAGAATTGGGCAAATATTACAAATGCGCACTTTTTTCAAGGTGTACGAGAAGGAACCTTTGTCTTTGTTGTTTCTGTCTTAGTATTTATTACAACGAATAGTGAATTAGCTTTAGGGACATTTGGATTAGTAAATTCAGCAATTTCATTTGTTGCATATTATTTAGCAACGCGATTAATAAAACAAAAATATCGAAAAAAGGCAATCTTAATAGGTGGCTTGTTGCTATATATGTCCATTTTTTTAATATTATTTCATGTCACTTATACAAAGCTCATCATGTATGCTATCGCCATCGCAATTGCTTATCCGATGCTTTTAGTTCCATACATTTCATTAACTTATGATGTTATTGGCAAGGGGTGGAATGCAGCACAAATGAGAATTGAATATATAGTTGTACGTGAGTTGTTTTTAAATGGTGGAAGGATTGTCTCCATTTTATTATTTTTAATTGCAGTATCTTTTTTTGATGAACAAGTAAGTATTCCTATCTTGTTAGCCATCATAGGTACTGGCCATGCGTTCATTTATCTTTTTATAAGAAATATCGAGTTTGTAGATGAGAAAAATGTAGAATCAAATAAACAAGCTGACGAATGTACTCAACAAGTTGGAAATCGAGAAGGTGGTTCATCTGTATAG
- the sodA gene encoding superoxide dismutase SodA — translation MAFELPKLPYEYDALAPHIDKETMTIHHTKHHNAYVTNLNAALEGNEELLSKSIEDVMSNLDAVPEAARTAVRNNGGGHANHSLFWTILSPNGGGAPTGELADEINNKFGSFDSFKEAFAKAGATRFGSGWAWLVVNNGELEVTSTPNQDTPLMDGKTPILGLDVWEHAYYLNYQNRRPDYISAFWNVVNWDEVAKLYSAAK, via the coding sequence ATGGCATTTGAATTACCAAAATTACCTTATGAATATGATGCATTAGCACCTCACATTGACAAAGAAACGATGACAATTCATCACACAAAACATCACAATGCATATGTAACAAATCTTAATGCTGCATTAGAAGGAAATGAAGAACTTCTAAGCAAAAGCATTGAAGATGTAATGAGTAACTTGGACGCTGTTCCTGAAGCTGCTCGTACTGCAGTACGTAACAATGGTGGTGGTCATGCGAACCATAGCTTATTCTGGACGATTTTATCTCCAAATGGTGGGGGCGCACCTACTGGTGAGCTTGCAGATGAGATAAACAATAAGTTCGGAAGCTTTGACAGCTTCAAAGAAGCGTTTGCAAAAGCTGGAGCTACTCGATTTGGTTCAGGCTGGGCATGGTTAGTTGTTAACAACGGTGAGCTAGAAGTGACGAGCACACCAAACCAAGATACTCCACTTATGGATGGAAAAACGCCAATTCTTGGATTAGATGTATGGGAGCATGCATATTACTTAAACTATCAAAACCGTCGCCCTGATTACATTTCAGCTTTTTGGAATGTTGTAAATTGGGATGAGGTAGCTAAGCTTTATTCAGCTGCGAAGTAA
- a CDS encoding DUF456 domain-containing protein, protein MELLIWIIVICCFIISFVGLIYPIIPSVLFIVAGFLIYGFLISFEQFSTLFWLIQGTFVLLLFGADYAANLIGVKKLGGSQAAVWGSTVGLLVGPFVIPVAGIILGPFLGAVIAELVVHKKNVKEATKIGLGSLFGFLSGVVAKGFIQFIMIIYFLFTAL, encoded by the coding sequence ATGGAGTTATTGATTTGGATAATAGTGATTTGCTGTTTTATCATTTCTTTTGTTGGTTTAATATATCCTATTATTCCAAGTGTACTTTTTATCGTAGCAGGGTTCTTAATTTATGGGTTTCTAATTAGCTTTGAGCAATTTTCAACGTTATTTTGGTTGATTCAAGGAACTTTTGTTTTGTTATTATTTGGTGCTGATTATGCAGCAAATCTAATCGGTGTCAAAAAGCTAGGTGGGAGCCAAGCCGCTGTATGGGGTAGTACAGTTGGCTTACTAGTAGGACCTTTTGTAATACCAGTAGCTGGGATCATTCTCGGGCCATTTCTAGGTGCTGTTATAGCAGAGTTAGTTGTGCACAAGAAAAATGTAAAAGAGGCGACAAAAATTGGCTTAGGGTCATTATTTGGATTTTTAAGTGGTGTAGTGGCAAAAGGGTTCATCCAATTTATTATGATTATATATTTTTTATTTACTGCTTTGTAA
- a CDS encoding Na/Pi cotransporter family protein — MELDVQKMIFEFIGGLGIFLFGIKYMGDGLQKSAGDKLRDILDRFTTNPFMGVLAGIIVTVLIQSSSGTTVITVGLVSAGFMTLRQAIGVIMGANIGTTVTAFIIGIKLSNYALPIIAVGALLLFFFKNKKIHNLGQVVFGFGALFYGLKLMSSGMKPLRSLESFAELTVNMSEIPVLGVAIGTIFTVIVQSSSATIGILQELYGQGLLSLDAALPVLFGDNIGTTITAILASIGASVAARRAALTHVLFNLVGATIFLVGLKLYTQLVIMLQEAFNLNPEMTIAFAHGAFNITNTLIQLPFIGVLAYIVTKLIPGNDSVVEYKAKHLDPNFIEQSPSIALGQAKEEVVRMGEFATLGLEESHKYLNSNLQKHADLSMQLESAINNLDRKITDYLVLLSSASLSQNESEEHSVLMDTVRDIERIGDHFENIVELVDYQLSNKVKMTDLAKADLKEMFELTISTVKESIQSLEENDKDLAREVVKKEDKIDKMERTLRKKHILRLNEGKCSGQAGIVFVDIVSNLERIGDHAVNIAEAVLGE, encoded by the coding sequence GTGGAACTTGATGTTCAAAAGATGATTTTTGAATTTATTGGTGGTTTAGGTATCTTCTTATTTGGGATTAAGTACATGGGAGATGGACTGCAAAAATCCGCAGGTGACAAATTAAGAGATATTTTAGACCGCTTTACGACCAACCCATTTATGGGTGTCTTAGCTGGTATTATTGTAACAGTGTTAATTCAAAGTAGCTCAGGTACAACTGTTATTACAGTTGGTTTAGTCAGTGCTGGCTTTATGACTTTAAGGCAAGCAATTGGTGTAATCATGGGGGCAAATATTGGGACGACTGTTACTGCATTTATTATCGGTATCAAATTGTCAAATTACGCTCTACCGATTATAGCAGTAGGGGCTCTCTTACTCTTTTTCTTCAAAAATAAGAAAATTCACAATTTAGGTCAAGTAGTATTTGGCTTTGGTGCACTTTTTTATGGTTTGAAACTAATGAGTTCGGGGATGAAGCCACTACGTTCACTCGAATCGTTTGCTGAGTTAACAGTGAACATGAGTGAAATTCCAGTTCTTGGAGTAGCTATTGGAACAATATTTACTGTCATCGTGCAAAGTTCGAGTGCAACCATTGGGATATTACAGGAATTGTATGGTCAAGGTCTGTTGAGTTTAGATGCTGCATTGCCTGTTTTATTTGGTGATAATATTGGTACAACGATCACTGCGATATTAGCTTCAATTGGGGCATCAGTTGCAGCTAGGCGAGCTGCTCTGACACACGTATTATTTAATTTGGTTGGAGCAACCATATTTCTAGTTGGATTGAAGCTCTATACACAATTGGTTATTATGCTGCAAGAGGCATTTAATTTAAACCCAGAAATGACCATAGCATTCGCGCATGGAGCGTTTAATATAACGAATACGTTGATTCAATTACCGTTTATAGGTGTGTTGGCATATATTGTAACAAAACTTATACCTGGTAATGATTCGGTAGTGGAATATAAAGCTAAGCATTTGGATCCTAACTTTATTGAGCAATCACCATCTATTGCATTAGGTCAAGCGAAAGAAGAAGTTGTTAGAATGGGTGAGTTTGCTACTCTAGGTTTAGAAGAGTCACATAAATATTTAAATAGCAATTTGCAGAAACATGCTGATCTATCTATGCAACTAGAGAGTGCCATCAATAATTTAGACCGGAAAATTACTGATTATTTAGTATTACTCTCTTCAGCTTCATTGTCACAAAATGAATCAGAAGAGCACTCAGTGTTAATGGATACCGTACGAGATATTGAACGTATAGGTGATCATTTTGAGAATATTGTGGAGTTAGTTGATTATCAGCTATCAAATAAAGTGAAGATGACTGATTTAGCAAAAGCTGATTTAAAAGAAATGTTTGAATTAACAATTTCTACTGTGAAAGAATCAATTCAATCTCTTGAAGAAAACGATAAAGATTTAGCACGAGAAGTTGTGAAGAAAGAAGACAAGATTGATAAGATGGAACGAACATTACGTAAAAAGCATATTTTACGATTAAATGAAGGCAAATGCTCTGGACAAGCTGGAATTGTATTTGTGGACATCGTAAGTAATTTAGAACGTATAGGTGATCACGCTGTTAATATCGCTGAAGCGGTATTAGGAGAGTAA
- a CDS encoding DUF1189 domain-containing protein codes for MSIFRQLVKSLYSTNDIAKFRFQGIGKTILYVFLLTFISIIPTAYFIASDISKGVNTVNEVFESDLPSFYIEDGQLSTLDEEPILISKNDFSLIIDSRENISIIDTVNIIDGDGLALLKNRAVYVSNDNEQSFYYSSFGDISFSSDDMLNFINTLDSLLIIIIPVFILIMYIFSSGMKFLGITLLAFIGLIINSVLTKKITYRHSWILSAYSVTIPTLFFTLMDAFHIVLPAQFVVNVIISVIILSLAIQQIPNPKK; via the coding sequence ATGTCTATTTTCAGACAATTAGTTAAAAGCTTATACTCAACTAATGATATAGCTAAATTTCGTTTTCAAGGTATAGGAAAAACAATTTTATATGTGTTTTTATTAACATTCATCTCTATTATACCTACAGCATATTTTATTGCCAGTGATATTTCTAAAGGTGTTAATACTGTGAATGAGGTTTTTGAGTCAGACCTCCCTTCTTTTTACATTGAGGATGGTCAGTTATCTACCCTTGACGAAGAACCAATTCTCATTTCAAAAAATGATTTTTCGTTAATCATCGATAGTCGTGAAAATATATCAATTATTGACACTGTTAATATTATTGATGGTGATGGCTTGGCGTTGCTAAAAAACAGAGCTGTATATGTATCTAATGACAATGAGCAATCATTTTATTATTCAAGCTTTGGGGATATATCATTTTCTAGTGATGATATGCTAAATTTCATAAACACATTAGACTCATTATTAATAATTATCATCCCTGTTTTCATTCTTATCATGTATATTTTTTCTAGCGGTATGAAATTTCTAGGCATTACGTTACTCGCGTTCATCGGGTTGATCATAAATAGTGTCTTAACAAAAAAGATTACATATCGACATTCGTGGATTTTATCTGCATATAGTGTAACAATACCGACTTTATTTTTCACCTTAATGGATGCTTTTCACATCGTACTTCCTGCACAATTTGTGGTAAATGTTATTATAAGTGTTATCATTTTGTCATTAGCCATTCAACAAATACCTAATCCGAAGAAATAA
- a CDS encoding LysM domain-containing protein: MKKKMIGIILFLFVIYIFYYDISIGSLPVINSQNNTEENTPFVDRDESPLNTQQMEHQLVKVKRGDTVISIVEELYNGPIPVSMEQLLNDFEALNNNLKPEQLQAGQTYKFPLYDF; the protein is encoded by the coding sequence ATGAAGAAAAAGATGATAGGCATTATCTTATTTTTATTTGTTATTTATATCTTTTATTATGATATAAGCATTGGCTCGTTACCTGTAATTAATTCACAAAATAATACAGAAGAAAACACGCCATTCGTTGATCGGGATGAATCACCATTAAATACACAGCAAATGGAACATCAGCTTGTTAAGGTTAAAAGAGGCGATACAGTGATATCTATTGTCGAAGAGTTATATAATGGTCCCATTCCTGTTTCAATGGAGCAGCTCTTAAATGATTTTGAAGCTTTAAATAACAATTTAAAACCAGAACAATTGCAAGCAGGCCAAACATATAAATTCCCTTTGTATGACTTTTAA
- the ispG gene encoding flavodoxin-dependent (E)-4-hydroxy-3-methylbut-2-enyl-diphosphate synthase — translation MYVSQIIHRTKTRPVKVGNLTIGGNNELVIQSMTTTKTHDVEATVAEIKRLEEAGCQIVRVACPDERAANAIAEIKSRIDIPLVVDIHFDYKLALKAIEGGADKIRINPGNIGRREKVEAVVNAAKEKNIPIRIGVNAGSLEKKILEKYGYPTADGMVESALHHIKILEDLNFHDIIVSMKASDVNLAIEAYEKAAKAFDYPLHLGITESGTLFAGTVKSAAGLGVILSKGIGNTLRISLSADPVEEVKVARELLKSFGLASNAATLISCPTCGRIEIDLISIANEVEDYISTIKAPIKVAVLGCAVNGPGEAREADIGIAGARGEGLLFRHGEIVRKVPEETMVEELKKEIDKIAAEHYAKQQTEKA, via the coding sequence ATATACGTGAGTCAAATTATACATCGTACCAAAACTCGCCCAGTTAAAGTTGGTAATTTAACAATTGGTGGAAATAACGAGCTAGTTATACAAAGTATGACCACAACAAAAACGCATGATGTCGAAGCTACCGTAGCAGAAATTAAACGGTTAGAAGAAGCTGGATGTCAAATAGTTCGTGTTGCTTGTCCAGATGAACGAGCAGCCAATGCCATTGCAGAAATAAAAAGTCGCATAGATATACCACTTGTAGTTGACATTCATTTTGACTATAAGTTAGCCCTCAAAGCAATTGAAGGTGGCGCAGACAAAATTCGCATTAACCCAGGGAATATTGGACGACGTGAAAAAGTTGAAGCTGTCGTAAATGCTGCAAAAGAAAAAAATATACCTATTCGAATTGGTGTTAACGCTGGATCTCTTGAGAAAAAGATACTCGAGAAATACGGATACCCTACTGCCGACGGTATGGTTGAGAGTGCGTTACACCATATCAAAATATTAGAAGATCTTAATTTCCATGATATCATTGTATCCATGAAAGCTTCGGATGTAAATTTAGCAATCGAGGCTTACGAAAAAGCAGCAAAGGCATTTGATTATCCTTTACATTTAGGCATTACTGAATCAGGTACTTTATTTGCCGGAACAGTAAAAAGTGCAGCTGGCTTAGGTGTCATTTTAAGTAAAGGGATTGGAAATACACTTCGTATTTCTCTTAGTGCAGACCCAGTAGAAGAAGTAAAAGTAGCTCGAGAATTACTAAAATCTTTTGGGCTTGCCTCAAATGCAGCAACTTTAATTTCATGTCCAACTTGCGGAAGAATTGAAATAGACCTTATTAGTATTGCTAATGAAGTAGAAGACTATATTTCAACAATTAAAGCGCCGATAAAAGTAGCCGTTTTAGGCTGTGCTGTGAATGGTCCCGGAGAGGCTCGAGAAGCTGATATAGGGATTGCAGGGGCTAGAGGTGAAGGACTCCTTTTCCGCCACGGTGAGATTGTTCGTAAAGTCCCTGAAGAAACCATGGTCGAAGAACTTAAGAAAGAAATTGATAAAATAGCAGCAGAGCATTACGCAAAGCAGCAAACAGAAAAAGCTTGA
- a CDS encoding DUF4190 domain-containing protein: MAQERNDDGYRDNYRNDPEADFMEETSTEFAEPIQALGSTREVESNWVGWLSLALSIISLFVAPILFGAAGIILGFVARRRGAEGMGAWAIGIGIVSIVLGIFILPFF; the protein is encoded by the coding sequence ATGGCTCAGGAAAGAAATGATGATGGTTATCGAGATAACTATAGAAATGATCCAGAAGCGGATTTTATGGAAGAAACATCAACGGAGTTTGCAGAACCTATTCAAGCTTTAGGTAGTACGAGGGAAGTGGAAAGTAACTGGGTAGGTTGGCTTTCCTTGGCTCTATCGATCATTTCACTTTTTGTCGCTCCAATTCTTTTTGGAGCTGCAGGTATCATATTAGGCTTTGTTGCCCGCAGAAGAGGAGCAGAAGGAATGGGGGCATGGGCGATCGGAATTGGTATCGTATCCATTGTTCTGGGCATCTTTATACTCCCATTTTTTTAA
- a CDS encoding Fur family transcriptional regulator — MNVAGAINLLKKEGYKYTGKREEMLQLFSNTDKYLTAREVLLRMKDNYPSLSFDTIYRNLSLFVKLNILEMTELSGEKHFRFTCATKEHHHHFICLQCGKTKEIHTCPMNQLAEHFQGYDVSGHKFEVYGTCPVCANA, encoded by the coding sequence ATGAATGTTGCTGGTGCAATCAATTTATTAAAGAAGGAAGGGTATAAATATACGGGTAAGCGCGAGGAAATGCTACAACTTTTCTCAAATACAGATAAATATTTAACTGCCCGTGAAGTACTGTTAAGAATGAAAGATAATTATCCTAGTTTAAGCTTTGATACAATATATAGGAATTTATCATTGTTTGTTAAGTTAAATATATTAGAAATGACTGAGCTATCTGGTGAAAAGCACTTCCGTTTTACTTGTGCTACGAAAGAACATCACCACCATTTTATTTGTTTACAATGTGGGAAAACAAAAGAAATTCACACTTGTCCAATGAATCAATTGGCAGAGCATTTTCAAGGATATGATGTTTCAGGGCATAAATTTGAAGTATATGGGACATGTCCAGTTTGTGCTAATGCGTAA
- a CDS encoding metal ABC transporter permease, whose amino-acid sequence MLIEIFQYEFLRNAFITGMMIGFLAPLLGVFIVVRRQSLIADALSHVTLAGIAASLFVEKKLGVFQGINPLYMGMGFSVVGSIFIEKLRTVYKHYQELAIPIIHSTGIGLSVVFISLADGFNTDLFMYLFGSVSAVSMSDVWTILVILMFVCVIIFIFYKELFLLSFDEEHATASGLNTKWLHLLFIVMVALAIAASMRIVGILLVSSLMTLPVAASIRISKGFKQTIILSIIFAQLAVFFGLFSAYYLDVAPGGTIVLFAVIELILVLITKRVGRKKK is encoded by the coding sequence ATGTTAATTGAGATTTTTCAATATGAATTTTTACGTAACGCTTTCATTACTGGAATGATGATTGGTTTTTTAGCACCTTTACTTGGTGTTTTTATAGTTGTTAGACGACAGTCTTTGATTGCAGATGCGTTAAGCCATGTTACACTTGCTGGTATAGCTGCTAGTCTGTTTGTTGAAAAAAAACTCGGAGTTTTTCAAGGAATCAACCCTTTATATATGGGCATGGGCTTTTCTGTAGTAGGCTCCATTTTTATAGAAAAACTTAGAACGGTATATAAACATTATCAAGAGTTGGCTATACCAATCATTCACTCAACTGGAATCGGACTTAGTGTAGTTTTTATTTCACTAGCTGATGGGTTTAATACAGATCTATTCATGTATTTATTCGGTAGTGTGAGCGCTGTAAGTATGAGTGACGTTTGGACTATTTTAGTTATTTTAATGTTCGTTTGTGTAATCATTTTCATATTCTATAAAGAATTATTTTTACTTTCATTTGATGAAGAGCATGCAACTGCTAGCGGTCTAAATACAAAATGGTTGCATTTGTTATTTATCGTTATGGTAGCATTGGCGATTGCTGCATCGATGCGAATTGTCGGAATCTTATTAGTTTCTTCATTAATGACACTACCTGTAGCAGCAAGTATACGTATTAGTAAAGGGTTTAAACAAACGATTATTTTGTCAATTATATTTGCCCAACTAGCCGTATTCTTTGGTTTGTTTAGTGCTTATTATTTAGATGTGGCACCTGGTGGTACGATTGTTCTTTTTGCTGTTATAGAATTAATCCTAGTTCTAATCACGAAGAGAGTGGGGAGAAAGAAAAAATGA
- a CDS encoding metal ABC transporter ATP-binding protein — protein sequence MTNNNVPILEIGDLTFGYEQENVLEDINLVMPQGAFLGLVGPNGSGKSTLLKCILGLIKPQFGSIRLFGTEIHKFKNWHKIGFVSQKANSFNSGFPATVLEVVLSGLTSKVGLLRFFSKEHKLAAAKAIASVGMSQYTNRNIGELSGGQQQRVFIARAIVSDPSLLILDEPTVGVDATNVQSFYNMLEDLNQNLGISLLLVTHDIGTITDKVSHVACLNKTLHFHGKTEQFESLDEGALSTFYGHHLHVLTHNHGG from the coding sequence ATGACAAATAATAATGTACCCATATTAGAAATTGGTGATCTAACCTTTGGTTATGAGCAGGAGAATGTCTTAGAGGACATTAATTTAGTAATGCCTCAAGGCGCATTTTTAGGGTTAGTAGGGCCAAATGGGTCTGGTAAATCAACTTTATTAAAATGTATTTTAGGACTTATTAAACCGCAATTTGGTTCGATACGGTTATTTGGAACTGAAATTCACAAATTTAAAAATTGGCATAAAATTGGGTTTGTTTCCCAAAAGGCAAACAGTTTTAACAGTGGTTTTCCTGCAACAGTGCTTGAAGTTGTTCTAAGTGGCTTGACTTCGAAGGTAGGTTTACTTCGATTTTTTTCAAAGGAACATAAATTAGCAGCAGCAAAAGCGATAGCTTCAGTAGGAATGAGCCAGTATACTAATCGAAATATTGGAGAGTTATCAGGAGGTCAGCAACAAAGAGTTTTTATTGCACGAGCAATAGTTAGTGACCCTTCCTTATTAATTTTAGATGAACCAACTGTAGGTGTAGATGCTACAAATGTTCAAAGCTTTTACAATATGTTAGAAGACTTAAATCAGAACTTGGGGATTAGCTTATTATTAGTCACTCATGATATTGGTACAATTACTGATAAAGTGTCACATGTTGCCTGTTTAAATAAGACCTTGCATTTTCACGGTAAAACAGAGCAATTTGAAAGCCTTGATGAGGGTGCATTATCTACGTTTTATGGTCATCATCTCCACGTTTTAACTCATAACCATGGAGGATAA
- a CDS encoding YitT family protein, translating into MATRQHKKESKLHFFYRFIMILFGAGLVAVSIELFLVPNNIIDGGIIGVSLIIDYLTPSYISFAMLVVLLNIPFMYSGYKQIGKTFMISSMFGIICLAIIEQLLHNVEPFTPEPILATVFGGLILGVGVGLVIRHGGSLDGTEILGILLTKKLPFSVGEFVMFINIFIFVWAAFVFGTEEAMYSVMTYYIAFKTIDTVIQGLDETKAVIIVSDYYEEVSDAILHRLGRGTTKLKGKGGFTDAEKEVIYVVVTRIEVTKLKSIVHEIDANAFLTIMSTQETRGAKFKSAIH; encoded by the coding sequence ATGGCAACAAGACAACATAAAAAAGAAAGCAAACTACATTTTTTTTATCGCTTCATAATGATTTTATTTGGAGCAGGATTAGTAGCTGTTTCTATTGAGTTATTTTTAGTTCCAAATAATATAATTGATGGTGGAATTATTGGTGTCTCTTTAATTATTGATTATTTAACGCCTTCATATATAAGTTTTGCAATGTTAGTCGTTCTACTAAATATCCCATTTATGTATTCTGGGTATAAACAAATTGGTAAGACGTTTATGATATCTTCTATGTTCGGAATTATTTGTCTGGCTATTATTGAACAACTTCTGCACAATGTTGAACCATTTACACCAGAACCTATATTGGCAACTGTATTTGGAGGCTTAATATTAGGCGTTGGGGTAGGGTTAGTTATCCGACATGGCGGATCTTTAGATGGCACTGAAATTCTTGGTATTTTATTAACAAAAAAGCTGCCTTTTTCCGTAGGCGAGTTTGTTATGTTTATTAATATTTTTATTTTTGTTTGGGCAGCATTTGTTTTTGGAACTGAAGAAGCAATGTATTCTGTAATGACATATTATATTGCTTTCAAAACAATTGACACTGTCATTCAAGGACTAGATGAAACAAAGGCCGTCATTATCGTTTCCGATTATTATGAAGAAGTATCGGATGCTATATTACATAGGCTTGGACGCGGTACAACTAAGTTGAAGGGAAAAGGTGGATTTACAGATGCAGAAAAAGAAGTAATTTACGTTGTTGTAACTAGGATTGAAGTAACTAAACTTAAATCGATCGTACATGAAATCGATGCTAATGCATTTTTGACAATTATGAGTACACAAGAAACGAGGGGAGCTAAGTTTAAGTCAGCTATACATTAA
- a CDS encoding DUF2624 domain-containing protein, whose amino-acid sequence MKLFQHVINQKIKHMTVKDLLNYSKQYDIKISKEQARQITELIQKRDVDIFEDKERKKLIKEVAKITNPTVAKKINSFFTKFIQ is encoded by the coding sequence ATGAAGCTTTTTCAACACGTGATTAATCAAAAAATAAAACATATGACCGTTAAAGATTTACTTAATTATAGTAAACAATATGACATTAAAATATCGAAGGAACAGGCAAGGCAAATTACAGAGCTTATACAAAAGAGAGATGTAGATATTTTTGAAGATAAAGAGCGAAAAAAACTCATTAAGGAAGTTGCCAAAATTACAAACCCAACTGTAGCTAAGAAAATCAATTCTTTTTTCACTAAATTTATTCAATAA